In Archangium violaceum, the following are encoded in one genomic region:
- a CDS encoding TetR/AcrR family transcriptional regulator, giving the protein MPNGTRRRILETALRLFASEGFHGTSIRDVAKELELQPSALYSHFPSKEHILAELVQIGHEAHHEALRGALLNAGTEPAEQVRALVRAHTLLHAAHPQLAVVVNEEIHTLPPELSAPAMALRNQSAAFLREVIERGVAMGRFSPPHAVATAAAISAMGVRLPYWYEPAGTLDIETLADIHTELALRMLGRR; this is encoded by the coding sequence GTGCCCAACGGCACACGGCGGCGGATACTGGAGACGGCCCTGCGGCTCTTCGCGAGCGAGGGGTTTCATGGCACGTCGATCCGGGATGTCGCGAAGGAGCTGGAGCTCCAACCGAGCGCGCTCTACTCGCACTTCCCCTCCAAGGAGCACATCCTCGCGGAGCTCGTCCAGATTGGCCACGAGGCGCACCACGAAGCACTCCGTGGGGCGCTGCTGAACGCGGGCACCGAACCGGCGGAGCAGGTGCGAGCGCTCGTCCGGGCCCACACCCTCCTGCATGCGGCCCACCCGCAGTTGGCGGTCGTGGTGAATGAGGAGATCCACACCCTGCCACCCGAGCTCTCCGCACCGGCGATGGCACTGCGAAACCAATCCGCCGCCTTCTTGCGCGAGGTCATCGAGCGCGGCGTGGCGATGGGGCGGTTCTCTCCTCCCCACGCGGTTGCCACCGCGGCGGCGATCTCCGCGATGGGCGTGCGTCTCCCGTATTGGTACGAGCCGGCGGGCACGCTCGATATCGAGACCCTCGCTGATATTCACACCGAGCTGGCGCTCCGCATGTTGGGAAGGCGCTGA
- a CDS encoding Ig-like domain-containing protein, protein MSFWDPATGKWTIRGETDDLGYYRNAVVDPRRKLYVAVGQGFTETWAIDALGKFVPKHVRLATTGDREIEAGGNPGVDYDPVSDRIVAWKGGGDVYTLDIDTRVWTKHPALGTVVPGPANMNGTFGRFRYVPGLNVFVVVNTVDTNVFVYRLDSRPPRLLRRIDVKAPKASVETNTTGKLQVTAVFQDGSSFVATSGVTFSSLDPEVATVDEGGTFRAIQPGRARLQASYTDPLTRRGLVGALELEVVPMAGDVVLDALKIQPASALKALRGMPSRYTAVGSFHRGADVFTRDVTCDATWSSDNPSIATVTSGTVQGLSEGSTTLHAKVGQVDAQAALEVTSSATRELFALNFQPPGPPAVEGWAVADDSAFDAARGWGWQGAAGLLTRGDRNGTKDPRLASFVLTTGGKFRLQVPDGRYHVAASVGDNTFGAGLSSVELAGAGIVYGVGAGNTAGAGIVEATGGKGLVFDVVGPINWLAVMPVNGLDFDEALAAAKTW, encoded by the coding sequence ATGTCGTTCTGGGACCCGGCCACCGGCAAGTGGACCATCCGCGGTGAGACGGATGACCTTGGCTATTATCGGAACGCGGTCGTCGACCCCCGGCGCAAGCTGTACGTCGCGGTGGGTCAGGGCTTCACCGAGACCTGGGCCATCGACGCGCTGGGGAAGTTCGTTCCGAAGCACGTGCGGCTCGCGACGACGGGCGACAGGGAGATTGAAGCCGGTGGCAATCCCGGCGTCGACTACGACCCGGTGAGCGATCGCATCGTGGCGTGGAAGGGAGGCGGGGACGTCTACACGCTGGACATCGACACCCGCGTCTGGACGAAGCATCCGGCACTGGGCACGGTGGTGCCCGGACCGGCCAACATGAACGGGACCTTCGGGCGGTTCCGCTACGTGCCAGGCCTGAACGTCTTCGTGGTGGTCAATACCGTCGACACGAATGTCTTCGTCTACCGGCTCGATTCGAGACCCCCACGCCTGTTGCGTCGCATCGACGTGAAGGCGCCCAAGGCCTCGGTCGAGACGAACACGACCGGCAAGCTGCAGGTGACGGCGGTGTTCCAGGACGGAAGCTCGTTCGTCGCCACGTCGGGGGTCACGTTCAGCTCGCTCGACCCGGAGGTGGCGACCGTGGACGAGGGTGGCACCTTCCGGGCCATCCAGCCGGGCCGGGCCCGGCTGCAGGCGAGCTACACCGACCCGCTCACCCGGCGCGGGCTGGTCGGAGCCCTGGAGCTCGAAGTGGTGCCGATGGCCGGTGATGTCGTACTCGACGCGCTGAAGATTCAGCCAGCATCGGCGCTCAAGGCACTCCGCGGAATGCCGTCACGCTACACGGCCGTCGGCTCCTTCCACCGCGGCGCCGACGTCTTCACCCGCGACGTCACCTGCGATGCCACCTGGAGCTCCGACAATCCGTCCATTGCCACGGTGACCAGCGGCACGGTGCAGGGACTCTCGGAGGGAAGCACGACGCTCCACGCGAAGGTCGGGCAGGTCGACGCCCAGGCAGCCCTCGAGGTCACTTCGAGCGCGACCCGGGAGCTCTTCGCCCTGAACTTCCAGCCTCCGGGACCGCCGGCGGTGGAGGGCTGGGCGGTGGCCGACGACTCCGCCTTCGACGCGGCCCGTGGTTGGGGCTGGCAGGGCGCGGCCGGTCTTCTGACCCGGGGCGACCGCAACGGCACCAAGGATCCGCGCCTCGCCAGCTTCGTGCTGACGACCGGAGGAAAGTTCCGGCTCCAGGTTCCCGATGGCCGGTACCACGTGGCGGCGTCCGTGGGAGACAACACCTTCGGCGCGGGCCTCTCGAGCGTGGAGCTCGCGGGCGCGGGCATCGTCTACGGCGTCGGCGCGGGCAACACGGCGGGAGCCGGCATCGTCGAAGCCACCGGAGGCAAGGGCCTCGTCTTCGACGTCGTGGGGCCCATCAACTGGCTCGCGGTGATGCCGGTCAACGGCCTGGATTTCGACGAGGCGCTTGCCGCGGCGAAGACCTGGTAG
- a CDS encoding recombinase family protein, with the protein MNEKIRATHLERRAIVYLRQSTLKQVHEHHESTARQYALQQRALELGWPTERIETLDEDMGQSGASASWRAGFQRLAEDVARGRVGAIFSLEVSRLARSSADWHRLLELCALADVLIADEDSVFSPRDYNDRLLLGLKGTMSEAEQYWMRLRLQGGRLSKARRGELFLPPPVGYEWDEAAQRLRLDPDEQVQRMVRLVFERFRMEGSAFAVMRYFERNGLKMPVRSQSMHQVRWGPARHGTILQILHNPAYAGAYVFGRREEHLALVNGQLKRRRIIKMPQEEWKVCLRDHHPAYISWEEYLANQKKLHENRSNSRLPDQRGAAREGNALLQGLVLCGRCGHRMQTRYHGLRRHAYYECRSPTPEGGDKSMCWMVAAAAIDEAVARLFLEVTQPPEIELGLAVAREVERQVGEVQHQWKLRLERVRYEAQLAERRYKAIDPDNRVVARTLEREWDDRLRELEEAEHEYQEVLKREKLELTDKDRARILALSKDLSRVWNAKSTTHAERKNLLRILVREVTLRPLEVPERMTRIQVVWQTGASSDLSIPRRTRFEARKTSAEAVECIRTLFEEKRSDDEIAVELNRRGLRSGGKRPWDAKAVSWVRWRHGLHHLPVPPQAGPQPTRRADGLYSVRGVAEYFNVTRWIVYYWIKEGWLKGVEGGGMGRCWWFKLDSQTIKRLTDARSRGYGPGGRSHSQSRLREEGHYA; encoded by the coding sequence ATGAACGAGAAGATTCGAGCAACCCATCTGGAGCGGCGCGCGATTGTCTACCTGCGACAGTCCACACTCAAGCAGGTCCACGAACACCATGAATCCACCGCTCGCCAGTATGCCCTGCAACAGCGGGCCTTGGAGCTGGGTTGGCCGACCGAGCGGATAGAGACCTTGGATGAGGACATGGGCCAGAGCGGTGCAAGCGCGAGCTGGCGTGCAGGCTTCCAACGGCTGGCCGAGGACGTTGCACGCGGACGAGTAGGAGCCATCTTCTCCCTGGAAGTTTCGCGCCTGGCCCGCTCTTCAGCGGACTGGCACCGCCTGCTCGAACTGTGTGCCCTGGCCGATGTCCTCATCGCAGACGAGGACTCCGTCTTCAGCCCTCGGGATTACAATGACCGGTTGTTGCTCGGTCTCAAAGGCACCATGAGTGAGGCCGAGCAGTACTGGATGCGCCTGCGCCTGCAAGGGGGCAGACTCTCCAAGGCCAGGCGGGGCGAGCTCTTTCTCCCGCCACCGGTCGGCTACGAATGGGATGAAGCGGCTCAGCGCTTGCGCCTCGACCCTGACGAGCAGGTCCAACGCATGGTGCGCCTGGTCTTCGAGCGCTTTCGTATGGAGGGCAGTGCCTTCGCGGTCATGCGCTACTTCGAAAGGAATGGGCTGAAGATGCCTGTTCGCTCTCAAAGCATGCACCAGGTGCGCTGGGGTCCCGCACGTCACGGAACCATCCTCCAGATACTTCACAATCCCGCATACGCGGGTGCCTACGTCTTCGGCCGCCGCGAGGAGCATCTGGCGCTGGTGAATGGTCAGTTGAAGCGACGGCGCATCATCAAAATGCCACAGGAAGAATGGAAGGTATGTCTGCGAGACCACCACCCGGCATATATTTCCTGGGAGGAATACCTGGCCAACCAGAAGAAGCTCCATGAAAACCGCTCCAACTCCAGGTTGCCGGACCAACGTGGTGCTGCTCGCGAAGGGAATGCGCTGCTGCAAGGCCTCGTGCTGTGTGGGCGGTGTGGCCACCGCATGCAGACGCGCTATCACGGCCTACGACGCCATGCGTACTACGAGTGCCGTAGTCCCACACCAGAAGGTGGCGACAAGAGCATGTGCTGGATGGTCGCGGCAGCAGCGATTGATGAGGCCGTTGCCAGGCTCTTTCTCGAGGTAACTCAGCCCCCAGAAATCGAACTCGGGCTCGCCGTGGCCCGAGAGGTGGAACGCCAGGTGGGCGAGGTCCAGCATCAATGGAAGTTGCGCTTGGAGCGTGTCCGCTATGAGGCTCAACTGGCGGAGCGCCGCTATAAGGCCATTGACCCAGATAACCGTGTCGTGGCCCGGACTCTTGAGCGCGAGTGGGACGACCGTCTTCGCGAACTCGAAGAGGCTGAGCACGAGTACCAGGAGGTCCTCAAGCGCGAGAAGCTCGAACTGACGGACAAGGACCGGGCAAGAATCCTTGCTCTCTCAAAAGACCTGTCTCGCGTCTGGAATGCGAAGAGCACGACCCATGCAGAGCGCAAAAATCTCCTCCGTATCCTTGTGCGAGAGGTAACGCTGAGGCCGCTCGAAGTGCCCGAGCGGATGACGCGTATTCAGGTGGTCTGGCAGACGGGGGCGAGCAGTGACCTCAGCATCCCACGTCGTACTCGATTCGAGGCAAGGAAGACCTCCGCCGAAGCTGTCGAGTGCATTCGCACGCTGTTCGAAGAAAAGAGGAGCGATGACGAGATAGCGGTCGAACTCAATCGGCGCGGCTTGCGCTCCGGTGGCAAACGCCCTTGGGATGCGAAGGCAGTGAGTTGGGTCCGCTGGCGCCACGGTCTCCATCACTTGCCCGTGCCACCGCAGGCGGGGCCGCAACCCACTCGCCGAGCTGATGGCCTCTACTCCGTGCGCGGGGTGGCTGAGTACTTCAACGTCACCAGGTGGATAGTGTACTACTGGATAAAAGAGGGCTGGCTCAAGGGTGTCGAGGGCGGTGGGATGGGGCGCTGCTGGTGGTTCAAGCTGGATAGCCAGACAATCAAGCGCCTGACTGATGCCAGGTCCCGAGGGTACGGGCCAGGCGGGCGTAGTCATTCCCAGAGCCGTCTCCGAGAAGAGGGGCATTATGCATAG
- a CDS encoding M48 family metallopeptidase: MNDHAIQRKVLAFLLLLPLGLMPYSALQWFRVMESEQDLVRLPLRLAQLRNPPDTGESGRAAEMKRMRTESRASQLEEKLRFLEAQPGSLMLRRVLSTAALLGEFGAFVMGLVLVLKIRVDSRRAHRSFDYLLGHLGASFDAVSRMLLWHIGLMLTALAATALYEAVWSYTHWSTHGFVAVVFTLPWWGASWATAWLFFRARRELAPLESLGVDVLGRVQARDDAPGLWKWVDGIASKLDVPRPDHIVVGLVNGFFVTSTPVRVDPQQLMLSGRTLYIPLTFASVLSQAETAAIIGHELGHFSHKDTDHGAQLSPLYRRMRQKIAVLLQQDEDHPSWFNRPAIWASVYYLDQFDRAYHHWSRQQELAADQVGARVGGPAVCASALIRVTAVSEVIDQLLADPRLRGSNLIQALLERLRRTELTLTQETLEHTIAHPVDTHPPTRTRLEALVVSLDPDLLRQATRKLGEAETSWFTRMLASRPQAA; the protein is encoded by the coding sequence ATGAACGACCACGCCATCCAACGCAAAGTCCTCGCTTTCTTGCTGCTGCTCCCTCTTGGCTTGATGCCCTACTCCGCGCTGCAGTGGTTCCGGGTGATGGAGAGCGAGCAGGACCTGGTGAGGCTGCCACTGCGGCTGGCGCAGCTGCGCAACCCGCCCGATACCGGCGAGAGCGGCCGTGCGGCGGAGATGAAGCGGATGAGGACGGAGTCGCGTGCCAGCCAGCTCGAGGAGAAGCTGCGCTTTCTCGAGGCTCAGCCGGGCAGCTTGATGCTGCGCCGCGTATTGTCGACCGCCGCGCTGCTCGGTGAGTTCGGCGCCTTCGTGATGGGCCTGGTCCTCGTGCTGAAGATCCGCGTCGACAGCCGCCGCGCGCATCGCTCGTTCGATTACCTGCTGGGTCATCTGGGAGCGAGCTTCGATGCGGTGTCGCGGATGCTGCTGTGGCACATCGGTCTGATGTTGACGGCGCTGGCCGCCACCGCGCTGTACGAGGCGGTATGGTCATACACCCACTGGTCCACCCACGGTTTCGTGGCGGTGGTGTTCACCTTACCGTGGTGGGGCGCGAGCTGGGCCACCGCCTGGCTGTTCTTCCGCGCCCGCCGCGAGCTGGCGCCCCTGGAATCCTTGGGCGTGGACGTGCTCGGCCGGGTGCAGGCGCGCGACGACGCGCCGGGGCTGTGGAAGTGGGTCGACGGCATCGCCAGCAAGCTCGACGTGCCGCGGCCGGACCATATCGTGGTCGGCCTGGTCAATGGCTTCTTCGTCACCAGCACGCCGGTGCGGGTCGATCCGCAGCAGCTCATGCTGAGTGGCCGCACGCTGTATATCCCACTGACCTTCGCCAGTGTGCTGAGCCAGGCCGAGACGGCCGCGATCATCGGCCACGAGCTCGGGCATTTCTCGCACAAAGACACCGACCATGGCGCACAGCTGTCGCCGCTGTACCGGCGCATGCGGCAGAAGATCGCCGTGCTGCTGCAGCAGGACGAGGACCATCCGAGCTGGTTCAACCGTCCGGCCATCTGGGCCTCGGTGTATTACCTCGACCAGTTCGACCGCGCCTATCACCACTGGAGCCGCCAGCAGGAACTGGCCGCGGATCAGGTCGGCGCGCGCGTCGGGGGCCCCGCCGTATGTGCCTCGGCGCTGATCCGGGTGACCGCGGTGTCCGAGGTGATTGATCAACTGTTGGCCGATCCGCGGCTGCGGGGGAGCAACCTGATCCAGGCCCTGCTGGAACGGCTTCGGCGGACCGAGCTGACGCTGACCCAGGAGACGCTGGAACACACCATCGCCCACCCGGTCGATACCCATCCCCCAACCCGTACGCGGCTCGAGGCCCTCGTCGTATCGCTCGACCCGGACCTGCTGCGGCAAGCCACTCGCAAGCTCGGTGAGGCGGAGACCTCATGGTTCACGCGAATGCTGGCCAGCCGCCCACAGGCCGCCTGA
- a CDS encoding PEP-utilizing enzyme encodes MTHGAVIAREYGLPAVVGVENATKLIAGGPQTLQDSWGPKA; translated from the coding sequence ATGACCCATGGAGCAGTCATCGCACGTGAGTATGGGTTGCCAGCAGTTGTCGGAGTGGAAAATGCCACCAAGCTGATAGCTGGGGGCCCCCAAACCCTCCAGGACTCCTGGGGCCCGAAGGCCTGA
- a CDS encoding lectin produces the protein MNVRHLPVVVRRTGLAVFFAAVVACAVEPESDPELQPQTAALTAGTRLIGVQSGRCLDVAQNSQTPGTGLNIYDCHGEGNQRFLFTPEGELRVFDGAQCVQPATASAGARAVIGACTGAANQRWVRNANGTVVHTPSSLCLDVSGGATTNSSPVILWNCNGQTNQQWSLPPDSQPPTVPTGLTLSNVTCNSATLSWSPSTDNQGVAFYDVYHDGQLMKTVSGATVSTVLTVVPGATWGLYVNARDAAGNVSQGSATLSITPPPCQVDTQPPSVPTGVSATASGTSVTVSWSASTDNQGVRAYDVFRGGVKIGTVSGSPPGTSFVDSGLSPNTAYAYAVLARDAQDNASAQSSAVTVTTGQACANAVCSVTQVATDTDIPWGLVNLPDGSVLYGRRDAQNIVRLDPATGQKTSVGTVPNVQSTDGEGGLMGLALSPTFSSDRWLYVMHTSPTDNRIVRLRYENGALNTASLQVLVQGIGRNKFHNGGRLRFGPDGKLYASTGDAQNGAYAQDINNLAGKVLRLNADGSVPSDNPFGNYVWSYGHRNPQGLAFDSQGRLWEQEFGNSVMDETNLIQKGGNYGWPNCEGTVSQGGSGCATAGYIAPKQTYPTSEGSCSGIAVVRDVLYVACARGSRLYREVISGSGVTNVQQFFVGTYGRLRTVEPTPDGNLWLTTTNEGDKDSIADNSNEKIFRVLLGQ, from the coding sequence ATGAACGTTCGTCACCTGCCCGTCGTCGTTCGCCGCACCGGACTGGCCGTATTCTTCGCCGCCGTCGTTGCCTGTGCAGTGGAGCCGGAGAGCGACCCCGAACTCCAACCGCAAACCGCCGCGCTTACCGCGGGCACCCGGCTCATCGGCGTGCAGTCCGGCCGCTGCCTCGACGTGGCCCAGAACAGCCAGACGCCGGGGACCGGGCTCAACATTTATGACTGCCACGGAGAGGGGAACCAGCGGTTCCTGTTCACGCCCGAGGGCGAGCTGCGCGTGTTCGACGGCGCCCAGTGCGTCCAGCCCGCGACCGCCAGCGCCGGGGCAAGGGCGGTCATCGGCGCCTGCACCGGGGCGGCGAATCAGCGGTGGGTCCGCAACGCCAACGGCACGGTGGTCCATACGCCGTCCTCGCTGTGCCTCGACGTGTCCGGCGGGGCCACCACCAACAGCTCGCCGGTGATCCTCTGGAATTGCAACGGCCAGACGAACCAGCAGTGGTCGCTGCCGCCCGACTCCCAGCCCCCCACCGTGCCCACCGGGCTCACCCTGTCCAACGTGACGTGCAACTCGGCCACGCTCTCGTGGTCCCCGTCCACGGACAACCAGGGGGTCGCCTTCTACGACGTCTACCACGACGGCCAGCTCATGAAGACCGTCTCCGGCGCCACGGTGTCGACCGTTCTGACCGTGGTCCCCGGCGCGACCTGGGGCCTGTACGTGAACGCGCGGGATGCGGCGGGCAACGTCTCTCAAGGCAGCGCCACGCTCTCCATCACCCCGCCGCCGTGCCAGGTGGACACCCAGCCCCCCAGCGTCCCGACCGGTGTCTCCGCCACCGCCTCGGGCACCAGCGTGACCGTGAGCTGGAGCGCGTCGACCGACAACCAGGGCGTGAGGGCGTACGACGTGTTCCGAGGGGGCGTGAAGATCGGGACGGTGTCCGGCTCGCCGCCCGGGACGTCTTTCGTCGACAGCGGCCTCTCCCCGAACACGGCCTATGCCTACGCCGTGCTCGCCCGCGACGCCCAGGACAATGCGTCGGCCCAGAGTTCGGCCGTGACGGTCACCACCGGCCAGGCCTGCGCGAACGCCGTCTGCTCCGTCACCCAGGTCGCCACCGACACGGACATCCCCTGGGGCCTGGTGAACCTGCCGGACGGCTCGGTGCTCTACGGCCGCAGAGACGCGCAGAACATCGTTCGCCTGGACCCGGCGACGGGCCAGAAGACGTCGGTGGGAACCGTCCCCAACGTGCAGAGCACCGACGGCGAGGGCGGGCTGATGGGGCTGGCCCTCTCCCCCACCTTCTCCAGCGACCGCTGGCTGTACGTGATGCACACCTCCCCGACCGACAACCGCATCGTGCGCCTGCGGTACGAGAACGGCGCCCTCAACACCGCCTCGCTCCAGGTGCTGGTCCAGGGCATCGGCCGCAACAAGTTCCACAACGGCGGGCGCCTGCGCTTTGGACCGGACGGGAAGCTCTACGCGTCGACCGGGGATGCCCAGAACGGCGCCTACGCGCAGGACATCAACAACCTGGCCGGCAAGGTGTTGCGGCTCAATGCCGACGGCAGCGTCCCGTCCGACAACCCCTTCGGCAATTACGTGTGGAGCTACGGCCACCGCAACCCGCAGGGACTGGCCTTCGATTCTCAGGGCCGCCTTTGGGAACAGGAGTTCGGCAACTCCGTGATGGACGAGACCAACCTCATCCAGAAGGGCGGGAACTACGGCTGGCCGAACTGTGAAGGGACGGTGTCCCAGGGCGGTTCGGGCTGCGCGACGGCCGGGTACATCGCCCCGAAGCAGACCTACCCCACGTCGGAAGGCTCCTGCTCCGGCATCGCGGTGGTCCGCGACGTCCTCTACGTGGCCTGCGCCCGCGGCTCACGCCTCTACCGCGAGGTCATCAGCGGCTCCGGCGTGACCAACGTGCAGCAGTTCTTCGTCGGCACCTACGGCCGGCTGCGCACCGTCGAGCCGACCCCCGACGGCAACCTGTGGCTGACCACCACCAACGAGGGCGACAAGGACAGCATCGCCGACAACAGCAACGAGAAGATTTTCCGCGTCCTTCTCGGGCAGTAG